The proteins below are encoded in one region of bacterium:
- a CDS encoding cytochrome P450: MPQEAISRGAAPARAGGPPAADRRLPLTTRCASARAVDVDLTDLDRFANGFPHETFTVLRRERPVWFHPPTAHTPGGEGFWVLTRYADIVAAASDAATFSSHTGGGRDGGGTLIEDLPSGFAAGVLLNMMDDPRHRLIRRVVAPALSPRMLRELEDELRQRTGAILDRALTQPRCDFLVEVAAELPLQAIAKLLGVPQADRHALFGWANATLDYDDRDLGAPSEKSAAAGAAMFAYGSQLIEEKRRAPGDDLLSAVVHGALATSDGAGEPMTDLELQMFFNLLVHAGSETTRNSLALGVLALSERPAAWQRLQRDPSLVPSAVEEMLRWASSTPYNRRTATRDVTVGGERIGAGDKVTLWWASANRDEAVFAAPFELDVARSPNPHLAFGHGAHFCLGAALARLEIRVVLEALLARCARIDLAGPVEWTRSNKHTGLRHMPVAFQRRD, from the coding sequence ATGCCGCAAGAGGCCATATCGCGCGGCGCCGCGCCAGCGCGCGCGGGGGGACCGCCGGCGGCCGACCGCCGATTGCCGCTGACGACGCGCTGTGCTTCTGCTCGCGCCGTGGACGTCGATCTCACCGATCTCGACCGCTTCGCGAACGGCTTCCCGCACGAGACCTTCACCGTGCTGCGGCGCGAGCGGCCGGTCTGGTTCCATCCGCCGACGGCGCACACGCCGGGCGGGGAGGGGTTCTGGGTCCTGACCCGGTATGCCGACATCGTCGCGGCGGCGAGCGACGCGGCGACGTTCTCCTCGCACACCGGTGGCGGCCGGGACGGCGGCGGGACGCTGATCGAGGATCTCCCGAGCGGCTTCGCCGCCGGCGTCCTGCTCAACATGATGGACGATCCCCGCCATCGCCTGATCCGCCGCGTCGTCGCGCCGGCGCTGTCGCCGCGCATGCTGCGCGAGCTCGAGGACGAGCTGCGCCAGCGCACGGGCGCCATCCTCGACCGGGCGCTGACCCAGCCGCGCTGCGACTTCCTGGTCGAGGTCGCCGCCGAGCTGCCGCTGCAGGCGATCGCCAAGCTGCTCGGCGTGCCCCAGGCCGATCGCCACGCGCTGTTCGGCTGGGCCAACGCGACGCTCGACTACGACGACCGCGATCTCGGCGCGCCGAGCGAGAAATCCGCCGCCGCCGGCGCCGCGATGTTCGCCTATGGCAGCCAACTGATCGAGGAGAAGCGGCGCGCGCCCGGCGACGACCTGCTGTCGGCGGTGGTCCACGGCGCGCTCGCCACGTCCGACGGCGCCGGCGAGCCGATGACCGATCTCGAGTTGCAGATGTTCTTCAACCTGCTGGTGCACGCCGGCAGCGAGACGACCCGCAACTCGCTGGCGCTCGGGGTGCTGGCGCTGAGCGAGCGGCCGGCGGCCTGGCAGCGGCTGCAGCGCGATCCGTCGCTGGTGCCGTCGGCGGTCGAGGAGATGCTGCGCTGGGCGTCCTCGACGCCGTACAACCGCCGCACCGCGACGCGCGACGTGACGGTGGGCGGCGAGCGCATCGGCGCCGGGGACAAGGTGACGCTGTGGTGGGCGTCGGCCAACCGCGACGAGGCGGTGTTCGCGGCGCCCTTCGAGCTCGACGTCGCCCGTTCCCCCAATCCGCACCTGGCCTTCGGCCACGGCGCCCACTTCTGCCTCGGCGCCGCCCTGGCGCGCCTGGAGATCCGCGTCGTGCTCGAGGCGCTGCTGGCGCGCTGCGCGCGCATCGACCTCGCCGGTCCGGTGGAGTGGACACGCAGCAACAAGCACACCGGGCTGCGCCACATGCCGGTGGCCTTCCAGCGGCGCGATTGA
- a CDS encoding VOC family protein, producing MRLRQIAFAAHDRDRVVADLAAVLAIEVSFNDPGVAVFGLCNAVLPVGDTFLEVVAPTAPDSAAGRYLARRGGDCGYMVMVQVEDTDAARRRAAAQGARIVWSIDLDDISGTHFHPRDLGGALLSVDTPRPPAAWRWAGADWARHRRTAVVDRLAAVDMACADPAATAARWASLLDRRPERRGGAHEIALDAGRLRFLPGAAAGEDGVVAIDLHATDAAAAVAAAAARGLAHGDDWVRICGTTLRLA from the coding sequence ATGCGCCTGCGACAGATCGCCTTCGCCGCCCACGACCGCGACCGGGTGGTCGCCGATCTCGCCGCCGTGCTCGCCATCGAGGTGTCCTTCAACGATCCGGGCGTCGCGGTCTTCGGCCTCTGCAACGCCGTGCTGCCGGTCGGCGACACGTTCCTCGAGGTCGTGGCGCCGACCGCGCCCGACAGCGCCGCCGGGCGCTATCTGGCGCGGCGGGGCGGCGACTGCGGCTACATGGTCATGGTGCAGGTCGAGGACACCGACGCCGCCCGCCGGCGCGCCGCGGCGCAGGGAGCGCGCATCGTCTGGTCGATCGATCTCGACGACATCAGCGGCACGCACTTCCATCCCCGTGATCTCGGTGGCGCGCTGCTCTCCGTCGACACGCCGCGCCCGCCAGCCGCGTGGCGCTGGGCGGGCGCGGACTGGGCCCGCCATCGCCGCACCGCCGTCGTCGACCGACTCGCCGCCGTCGACATGGCGTGCGCCGACCCGGCGGCGACCGCGGCGCGCTGGGCGTCGCTGCTGGACCGCCGCCCCGAACGGCGCGGCGGCGCGCACGAGATCGCCCTCGACGCCGGCCGCCTGCGCTTCCTGCCCGGCGCGGCCGCGGGCGAGGACGGCGTCGTCGCCATCGACCTGCACGCGACCGACGCGGCCGCCGCGGTGGCCGCCGCCGCCGCGCGCGGGCTCGCGCACGGGGACGACTGGGTCCGCATCTGCGGCACGACGCTGCGCCTGGCGTGA
- a CDS encoding DUF4440 domain-containing protein, whose product MVWIRLIAPFALIAVIASNADAGSHGKKDAGRETRAAIEAANAAFSAAFARGDAKALAAMYTSDAIIFPPDSEPIRGNEAIGEFWKATRDGGVRSATLTTADVEGSGDLAYEVGTVSLAIEAAGKAPTTAVAQYLVVWKRQAGGSWKLHRDIWNNLPAAR is encoded by the coding sequence ATGGTGTGGATACGCCTCATTGCGCCGTTCGCGCTGATCGCGGTGATCGCGTCGAACGCAGATGCGGGATCGCACGGGAAGAAGGACGCCGGGCGCGAAACGCGAGCGGCCATCGAAGCGGCGAATGCCGCGTTCAGCGCGGCCTTCGCGCGCGGCGACGCCAAGGCCCTGGCGGCGATGTACACGTCCGACGCCATCATCTTTCCGCCGGACAGCGAGCCGATCCGTGGCAACGAGGCCATCGGCGAATTCTGGAAGGCGACCCGCGATGGCGGGGTGCGGAGCGCGACGCTGACGACCGCCGATGTGGAGGGCAGTGGAGACCTCGCGTACGAAGTGGGGACGGTCTCGCTGGCGATCGAGGCGGCGGGAAAGGCGCCGACCACGGCGGTGGCCCAGTATCTCGTGGTCTGGAAGCGGCAGGCCGGTGGGTCCTGGAAGCTGCACCGGGACATCTGGAACAACCTTCCCGCCGCGAGGTGA
- a CDS encoding HAD family hydrolase has product MAAPRIAFFDLDKTLISRNSATLWIRAEMADGRLSRLRALHAFTYVVRYSLGLVEIEDTIRRSVTTIAGQREAEMARRAVDFYRARVRPIFRPGGRAVLDAHRAAGDRLVLLTSSSSYVAEQVTRDLALDDYLCSRFEVDADGCYTGRLIEPLCYGRGKLELARRCAAAHGVGLEACAFYTDSIADLPMLEAVGEPAAVHPDPKLRRLARQRGWPVLDWGA; this is encoded by the coding sequence ATGGCCGCGCCGCGGATCGCCTTCTTCGACCTCGACAAGACCCTCATCAGCCGCAATTCGGCGACCCTCTGGATCCGCGCCGAGATGGCCGACGGGCGCTTGTCGCGCCTGCGCGCCCTGCACGCGTTCACCTACGTCGTGCGCTACAGCCTCGGCCTGGTCGAGATCGAGGACACCATCCGCCGCAGCGTGACGACCATCGCCGGGCAGCGCGAGGCGGAGATGGCGCGGCGAGCCGTCGACTTCTACCGCGCCCGCGTGCGGCCGATCTTCCGCCCCGGGGGGCGCGCCGTGCTCGATGCCCACCGCGCCGCCGGCGACCGGCTGGTGCTCCTCACCTCGTCGTCGAGCTACGTCGCCGAGCAGGTGACGCGCGACCTGGCGCTCGACGACTACCTGTGCAGCCGCTTCGAGGTCGACGCCGACGGCTGCTACACCGGCCGCCTCATCGAGCCCCTGTGCTACGGCCGCGGCAAGCTCGAGCTCGCCCGCCGCTGCGCCGCCGCGCACGGCGTCGGCCTCGAGGCGTGCGCCTTCTACACCGACTCGATCGCCGACCTGCCGATGCTCGAAGCGGTCGGCGAGCCGGCCGCCGTGCATCCCGACCCGAAGCTGCGCCGCCTGGCGCGCCAGCGCGGCTGGCCGGTCCTCGACTGGGGCGCGTGA
- a CDS encoding ATP-grasp domain-containing protein — translation MKTLRILALVHADLVPPDDVTGIDTTEVDWKMEFDVTVTLRNAGHEVRTLGVGDDLGTIRRAIDEQRPHIVLNLLEHFHGVPLFDSNVVSYLELLRTPYSGCNPRGLMLARDKGLSKKLLAYHRIPVPEFTVIPIGRRARRPKRMPFPVIVKSLTREASAGISQASVVEDDAHLAERVRFIHETLGTDAIVERYISGRELYVGIIGNQRLDVFPVWELLFTKMPDELWHIATDRVKWSRVYQQKRGIKTAQAKLPDGVAEQVQHLCKRVYRTLDLSGYARIDLRLDDAGKVHVLEANPNPQLAYGEDFAESAERAGIDYPELLQRIVNLGLRWRPDRSA, via the coding sequence ATGAAGACGCTGCGCATTCTCGCCCTGGTCCACGCCGACCTGGTGCCGCCCGACGACGTCACCGGCATCGACACCACCGAAGTGGACTGGAAGATGGAGTTCGACGTCACCGTCACGCTGCGCAACGCCGGCCACGAGGTGCGCACGCTCGGCGTCGGCGACGACCTCGGCACCATCCGCCGCGCCATCGACGAGCAGCGGCCGCACATCGTCCTCAACCTCCTCGAGCACTTCCACGGCGTGCCGCTCTTCGATTCCAACGTCGTCAGCTACCTCGAGCTGCTGCGCACGCCGTACAGCGGCTGCAATCCGCGCGGCCTGATGCTGGCGCGCGACAAGGGCCTGTCGAAGAAGCTGCTCGCCTACCACCGCATCCCGGTGCCCGAGTTCACCGTCATCCCGATCGGCCGCCGGGCGCGGCGGCCGAAGCGCATGCCGTTCCCGGTGATCGTGAAGTCGCTCACCCGCGAGGCGTCGGCGGGCATCTCGCAGGCGAGCGTGGTCGAGGACGACGCCCACCTCGCCGAGCGGGTGCGCTTCATCCACGAGACCCTCGGCACCGACGCCATCGTCGAACGCTACATCAGCGGCCGCGAGCTGTACGTCGGCATCATCGGCAACCAACGGCTCGACGTCTTTCCGGTGTGGGAGCTGCTGTTCACCAAGATGCCGGACGAGCTCTGGCACATCGCCACCGACCGCGTGAAGTGGAGCCGCGTCTACCAGCAGAAGCGCGGCATCAAGACGGCGCAGGCGAAGCTGCCCGACGGCGTCGCCGAACAGGTCCAGCATCTCTGCAAACGCGTCTACCGGACGCTCGATCTGAGCGGCTACGCCCGCATCGACCTGCGTCTCGACGACGCCGGCAAGGTGCACGTGCTGGAGGCCAACCCCAACCCGCAGCTCGCCTACGGCGAGGACTTCGCCGAATCCGCCGAGCGCGCCGGCATCGACTATCCCGAGCTCCTGCAGCGCATCGTCAACCTCGGCCTGCGCTGGCGCCCGGACCGCTCGGCGTAA
- a CDS encoding nuclear transport factor 2 family protein: protein MDDTAHRLAALERRLRAVEDELAIHRLIARYGLAVDTGDGERTAAVFAADGVYDADVRLMRGRDEIAAMVRSERHQGMVGRCAHQIGPALVRVEGDRAVALGYSRVYLRGDEAIAIYRVSMNRWELERRDGAWTIARRVTRVLGHEEAVSLFADGLADV, encoded by the coding sequence ATGGATGACACCGCGCACCGCCTCGCCGCGCTCGAGCGCCGCCTCCGCGCGGTCGAGGACGAGCTGGCGATCCATCGCCTGATCGCGCGCTACGGGCTGGCGGTCGACACCGGCGACGGCGAACGGACGGCGGCGGTGTTCGCCGCCGACGGCGTGTACGACGCCGACGTGCGACTGATGCGCGGCCGCGACGAGATCGCGGCGATGGTGCGGTCGGAGCGCCATCAGGGCATGGTCGGCCGCTGCGCGCACCAGATCGGCCCGGCGCTGGTGCGCGTCGAGGGCGACCGCGCCGTCGCCCTCGGCTACTCGCGCGTCTATCTGCGGGGCGACGAGGCGATCGCGATCTACCGGGTCAGCATGAACCGCTGGGAGCTGGAGCGGCGCGACGGCGCCTGGACGATCGCCCGCCGCGTGACGCGGGTGCTGGGACACGAGGAGGCGGTGTCGCTCTTCGCCGACGGTCTCGCCGACGTGTAG
- the pdxH gene encoding pyridoxamine 5'-phosphate oxidase, which translates to MRVSGPAPPGRRPPTTAMSADPIARFRRWFAAARRAALPQPEAMALATADRRGRPSVRVVLLKHADADGFVFYTNARSRKGRELAENPWAALVFHWQPLGRQVRVEGRVELVTAAEADAYWATRPRESQLGGAASDQSAPIANRAALLRRWRELARRYRDAPVPRPPHWTGFRVVPSCIEFWTLRPFRMHDRELFTRTRGGWRLRRLQP; encoded by the coding sequence ATGAGGGTGTCTGGTCCGGCGCCGCCCGGGCGGCGCCCGCCCACGACCGCGATGTCCGCCGATCCCATTGCCCGCTTCCGCCGCTGGTTCGCGGCCGCGCGGCGCGCCGCGTTGCCGCAGCCGGAAGCCATGGCGCTGGCCACCGCGGATCGCCGCGGTCGGCCGTCGGTGCGGGTGGTGCTGCTCAAGCACGCCGACGCGGACGGTTTCGTCTTCTACACCAACGCGCGCAGCCGCAAGGGGCGGGAGCTGGCGGAGAACCCGTGGGCGGCGCTGGTCTTCCACTGGCAGCCGCTGGGGCGGCAGGTGCGGGTCGAGGGCCGGGTCGAGCTGGTGACGGCCGCGGAGGCGGACGCGTACTGGGCGACGCGGCCGCGGGAGAGCCAGCTCGGCGGCGCCGCCTCCGACCAGAGCGCGCCGATCGCGAACCGCGCCGCGCTGCTGCGCCGCTGGCGGGAGCTGGCGCGCCGCTACCGCGACGCCCCGGTGCCCCGGCCGCCCCACTGGACGGGATTCCGCGTCGTGCCGAGCTGCATCGAGTTCTGGACCCTGCGACCGTTCCGCATGCACGACCGCGAGCTGTTCACGCGGACGCGCGGCGGCTGGCGCCTCCGCCGCCTGCAGCCGTAG
- a CDS encoding hybrid sensor histidine kinase/response regulator yields the protein MSAVADGPLILVVEDDDTQARLTERVLRRHGFRSQRVATGFEALAVLQRGLDAVVLLDLGLPDMPGIEVLEQIVARSEETPVIVVTGIDDLTVAVDAIRRGGWDYVVKRVDLNHLNELPHVIRRNQDRQRLVRERNLFRSMLSHDIRNPLNVIFNYADMIGDEPGLSAGARQLLQRIKDNAASTLNLVCNFVELGRIEGGTLTLDRRPLCLTALVREAIARQEALGAARGVTLTLANDDELAHVPADGAYMERVLTNLIGNALKFSPDGATVTVGLTQENGCVAVSVSDDGPGIAPDELGTIFDKYRRGRATAAVEGSGLGLFIVKSVVDAHGGSIEVRSEPGHGATFILRLPLAAPAPATSPLRAAS from the coding sequence ATGTCCGCCGTCGCCGATGGACCGCTGATCCTCGTCGTCGAGGACGACGACACCCAGGCGCGGTTGACCGAGCGCGTGCTGCGCCGACACGGCTTCCGCAGCCAGCGGGTGGCCACCGGGTTCGAGGCGCTGGCGGTGCTGCAGCGCGGCCTCGACGCGGTGGTGCTGCTCGACCTCGGTCTGCCCGACATGCCCGGCATCGAGGTGCTCGAGCAGATCGTCGCCCGCAGCGAGGAGACCCCGGTGATCGTCGTCACCGGCATCGACGACCTGACCGTCGCCGTCGACGCCATCCGCCGCGGGGGGTGGGACTACGTCGTCAAGCGCGTCGACCTCAACCACCTGAACGAGCTGCCGCACGTCATCCGCCGCAACCAGGATCGCCAGCGGCTGGTGCGCGAGCGCAACCTGTTCCGCTCGATGCTCAGCCACGACATCCGCAACCCGCTCAACGTGATCTTCAACTACGCCGACATGATCGGCGACGAGCCCGGCCTCAGCGCCGGGGCGCGTCAGCTCCTGCAACGGATCAAGGACAACGCCGCCAGCACGCTCAACCTGGTCTGCAACTTCGTCGAGCTCGGCCGCATCGAGGGCGGCACCCTGACGTTGGACCGCCGGCCGCTGTGCCTGACCGCGCTGGTGCGCGAGGCGATCGCCCGCCAGGAGGCGCTCGGCGCCGCCCGCGGCGTCACCCTCACCCTGGCGAACGACGACGAGCTGGCGCACGTGCCGGCCGACGGCGCCTACATGGAGCGCGTGCTCACCAACCTGATCGGCAACGCCCTCAAGTTCTCGCCGGACGGCGCCACGGTGACCGTCGGCCTGACCCAGGAGAATGGGTGCGTGGCCGTGTCGGTGTCGGACGATGGTCCGGGCATCGCCCCCGACGAGCTCGGCACCATCTTCGACAAGTACCGCCGCGGCCGCGCCACCGCCGCCGTCGAGGGCAGCGGGCTCGGCCTGTTCATCGTCAAGTCGGTCGTCGACGCGCACGGCGGCAGCATCGAGGTGCGCAGCGAACCCGGGCACGGCGCCACGTTCATTCTCCGCCTGCCGCTCGCCGCCCCGGCGCCGGCGACGAGCCCGCTGCGCGCCGCCTCCTGA
- a CDS encoding cytidine/deoxycytidylate deaminase family protein: protein MSDPRPSWDQYFITITRQVAERSTCTRAKVGAVIVRDRSILATGYNGAPAGLPHCLDVGCLVYKSQNPNGDWEENCFRTIHAEINAIAQAARHGVAIRDAAIYITHTPCIHCFKVLINTGITRICYEKPYKLATLEELRRYAPQVELAAVAPSAT, encoded by the coding sequence ATGAGCGACCCCCGACCGAGCTGGGACCAGTACTTCATCACCATCACGCGCCAGGTCGCCGAGCGCTCGACCTGCACCCGCGCCAAGGTGGGCGCCGTGATCGTGCGCGACCGCAGCATCCTGGCCACCGGCTACAACGGCGCGCCGGCGGGACTGCCGCACTGCCTCGACGTCGGCTGCCTGGTCTACAAGTCGCAGAATCCGAACGGCGACTGGGAAGAGAACTGCTTCCGCACCATCCACGCCGAGATCAACGCCATCGCCCAGGCGGCGCGCCACGGCGTCGCCATCCGCGACGCCGCGATCTACATCACCCACACCCCCTGCATCCATTGCTTCAAGGTGCTCATCAACACCGGCATCACGCGCATCTGCTACGAGAAGCCGTACAAGCTGGCCACCCTCGAGGAGCTGCGCCGCTACGCGCCACAGGTCGAGCTCGCCGCCGTCGCGCCGTCGGCAACGTAG
- a CDS encoding site-2 protease family protein — MSDPISLRSRPYADHELSPGYRVAEPALRRRPRPALHVLLFAATFVSATLAYAISFGGVDPFANPAGVAVGVPYAFALLSILLAHELGHYVLARVHGVDVTLPFFIPAPPLFMIGTLGAFIRMRSMPRDRRALFDVGAAGPWAGIAVTVPLLAIGLALSDVKPAAPSPEGGFYLGEPLLLRALMWLVLGVSSNDVTVMLHPIAMAGWVGLLVTALNLMPVGQLDGGHVIYAALGPRWHRWIALGTMTTLIVLVAGGATSWLVWALLLLVLGLRHPRIADDQMPLDPARRWGAAASMVLFVLTFMPEPLRFVPPPIPRSPDAIPVSAPAPPPRSLPL, encoded by the coding sequence GTGTCCGATCCGATCAGCCTGCGCAGTCGCCCCTACGCCGACCACGAGCTCTCCCCGGGCTATCGCGTCGCCGAGCCGGCGTTGCGCCGCCGGCCGCGGCCCGCGCTGCACGTCCTGCTCTTCGCCGCCACCTTCGTCAGCGCCACGCTCGCCTACGCCATCTCGTTCGGCGGCGTCGATCCCTTCGCCAATCCGGCGGGTGTCGCCGTCGGCGTGCCGTACGCGTTCGCGCTGCTCAGCATCCTGCTGGCGCACGAGCTCGGCCACTACGTCCTGGCGCGCGTGCACGGCGTCGATGTGACGCTGCCGTTCTTCATTCCGGCGCCGCCGCTGTTCATGATCGGCACCCTCGGCGCGTTCATCCGCATGCGCAGCATGCCCCGTGATCGCCGGGCGCTGTTCGACGTCGGCGCCGCCGGGCCGTGGGCGGGCATCGCGGTCACCGTGCCGCTGCTCGCCATCGGACTGGCGCTGTCGGACGTGAAGCCGGCCGCGCCGAGCCCCGAAGGGGGATTCTATCTCGGCGAGCCCCTGCTGCTGCGGGCCCTGATGTGGCTGGTGCTCGGCGTCTCCAGCAACGACGTGACGGTGATGCTGCACCCGATCGCCATGGCGGGATGGGTCGGCCTGCTGGTCACGGCGCTCAACCTGATGCCGGTCGGCCAGTTGGACGGCGGCCACGTCATCTATGCCGCGCTCGGACCGCGCTGGCATCGCTGGATCGCGCTCGGGACGATGACCACGCTGATCGTGCTGGTCGCCGGCGGCGCCACGAGCTGGCTCGTCTGGGCCCTGCTGCTCCTGGTCCTCGGCCTCCGCCATCCGCGCATCGCCGACGACCAGATGCCGCTCGACCCCGCGCGGCGCTGGGGCGCCGCCGCGTCGATGGTGCTCTTCGTGCTCACCTTCATGCCGGAGCCGCTGCGTTTCGTGCCGCCGCCGATCCCGCGCTCGCCCGACGCCATCCCGGTGTCGGCGCCGGCGCCGCCACCGCGGAGCCTGCCGCTATGA
- a CDS encoding SAM-dependent chlorinase/fluorinase has protein sequence MAGLITLLTDFGTHDAFVGIVKGVILSIDPSLRLVDLTHEIPPQAVDVGALVLRSAVPYFPAATVHLAVVDPGVGTARAPIAVRTERATLVGPDNGLLAPAAAALGGALAVHALDDPALWRQPVSRTFHGRDIFAPAAAHLAGGRPLSELGSPRDRLLPAALPTPTVTASAVRGVVVHVDRFGNLLTNIERAALDAFREHPLSVTLAEMVTVPLRATYGDVATGELVALWSSWDTIEIARRDGSAAAHLGVGRGARVVLTSG, from the coding sequence ATGGCCGGCCTGATCACGCTGCTCACCGACTTCGGCACCCACGATGCCTTCGTCGGCATCGTGAAGGGCGTGATCCTGTCCATCGACCCGTCGCTGCGGCTCGTCGACCTGACGCACGAGATTCCGCCCCAGGCGGTCGACGTCGGCGCCCTGGTCCTGCGCAGCGCCGTGCCGTACTTCCCCGCCGCTACCGTGCACCTGGCCGTCGTCGATCCCGGCGTCGGCACGGCCCGCGCGCCGATCGCGGTGCGCACCGAGCGCGCCACGTTGGTCGGCCCCGACAACGGACTCCTCGCCCCGGCGGCCGCGGCTTTGGGGGGGGCGTTGGCCGTGCACGCCCTCGACGATCCGGCGCTGTGGCGCCAGCCGGTGAGCCGCACCTTCCACGGCCGCGACATCTTCGCCCCCGCCGCCGCGCACCTGGCGGGTGGCCGGCCCCTGTCGGAGCTCGGCTCGCCCCGCGATCGCCTCCTGCCGGCGGCGCTGCCGACGCCGACCGTCACGGCATCGGCCGTGCGCGGCGTCGTGGTCCACGTCGACCGCTTCGGCAACCTGCTGACCAACATCGAGCGCGCCGCCCTGGACGCCTTCCGCGAACACCCCCTTTCGGTTACGTTGGCCGAAATGGTCACGGTCCCGCTCCGCGCCACCTATGGCGACGTCGCCACGGGGGAGCTGGTGGCGCTCTGGTCGAGCTGGGACACCATCGAGATCGCGCGGCGCGACGGCAGCGCCGCCGCCCACCTCGGCGTCGGTCGCGGCGCCCGCGTGGTCCTGACCAGCGGGTGA
- a CDS encoding ankyrin repeat domain-containing protein, whose translation MQRVLGAAVLVAVGLALAGCRSENEAGAPAAPAATQAPASPVPAAAVSPEAGAPAGAAGAKAQTPAVADPPLIEAARAGDTATVERLVKDGTAVDTANAAGATALMVAAQGGYRETVDALIALGANVNARDPEGATPLLRAAEGGSRDVAASLIAHGADVNFKSAKGWTALMAAAWAGHTGVAEELLAHGAEIDAADELGPTALIRAAGNGHLETVKLLLAKGADVNKRDQQGVSAITLAALKGNIAVVEALLAAGANVNDRTSDGWTPLMAAASDGQAMTVSKLIAHGADINAVRKDGWTALMLAADDDHADVAAILLANNANATLKNEDDETALDIAESWDNDDTAEVLRQALGITPEPDQPADGSEVTLKTAPTTPAPTTPASAQPAEEKKAP comes from the coding sequence ATGCAGCGAGTACTCGGGGCAGCGGTACTGGTCGCGGTCGGGTTGGCGTTGGCCGGTTGTCGATCGGAGAACGAGGCGGGGGCGCCGGCGGCGCCCGCCGCCACCCAGGCGCCGGCCAGTCCGGTTCCGGCGGCGGCCGTCTCGCCGGAGGCGGGCGCGCCGGCGGGTGCAGCCGGCGCGAAGGCGCAGACGCCGGCGGTCGCCGACCCGCCCCTGATCGAGGCGGCGCGGGCCGGTGACACGGCGACGGTCGAGCGACTGGTCAAGGACGGAACGGCCGTCGACACTGCCAACGCCGCGGGGGCGACGGCATTGATGGTCGCGGCGCAGGGCGGCTATCGCGAGACCGTCGATGCGCTGATCGCCCTCGGAGCGAACGTCAACGCGCGCGATCCGGAGGGCGCGACGCCGCTGCTGCGCGCCGCCGAGGGCGGCTCGCGCGACGTCGCGGCGTCCTTGATCGCGCACGGCGCCGACGTGAACTTCAAGAGCGCGAAGGGCTGGACGGCGCTGATGGCGGCGGCGTGGGCGGGACACACCGGCGTCGCCGAGGAGCTGTTGGCGCACGGGGCGGAGATCGACGCGGCCGACGAGCTCGGTCCGACGGCGCTGATCCGCGCCGCTGGCAACGGCCATCTCGAGACCGTCAAGCTGCTGCTCGCCAAGGGGGCCGACGTCAACAAGCGCGATCAACAGGGTGTCTCGGCGATCACCCTGGCGGCGCTGAAGGGGAACATCGCGGTGGTGGAGGCCCTGCTCGCCGCCGGGGCGAACGTCAACGATCGGACCAGCGACGGGTGGACGCCGTTGATGGCGGCCGCCAGCGACGGTCAGGCGATGACCGTCAGCAAGCTCATCGCGCACGGCGCCGACATCAACGCCGTTCGCAAGGACGGCTGGACGGCGCTGATGCTGGCGGCCGACGACGACCACGCCGACGTCGCCGCCATCCTGCTGGCGAACAATGCCAATGCCACCCTGAAGAACGAGGACGACGAAACCGCGCTCGACATCGCCGAGTCGTGGGACAACGACGACACCGCCGAGGTGTTGCGCCAGGCGCTCGGCATCACGCCGGAACCCGACCAGCCGGCGGACGGGTCGGAGGTGACGCTGAAGACCGCGCCGACCACGCCGGCGCCGACCACGCCGGCGTCGGCCCAGCCCGCGGAGGAGAAGAAGGCGCCCTGA